tgtgtgagtgtgtgtcagtgtgtgtgtgtgtgtgtgtgtgtgtaatgcatgtgttagtgtgtgtgcgtgtgagtgtaatgcgtgtgtgagagtgtgtgattgtgtgtgtgtgtaatgcatgtgttagtgtgtgtgtgtgagtgtaatgcgtgtgttagtgtgtgtgcgtgtgtgtgtgagtgtgtaatgcgtgtgttagtgtgtgagagtgtgtgagtgtgtgtgtgtatgtgagagtgtgagtgagtgtgtgtgagtgtgagagtgtgagtgagtgtgtgtgagtgtgtgtgtgtgtgtgtgagtgtgtaatgcgtgtgttagtgtgtgagagtgtgtgagtgtgagtgtgactgtaatgcgtgtgttggtgtgtgtgagtgtgtaatgcctgtgtgagagtgtgtgagtgtgtgtgtatgtgagagtgtgagtgagtgtgtgtgagtttgtgtgtgtgtgtgtgttagtgtgtgtgcgtgtgtgtaataGTGTGTATAATGGTGTGAAATATATCACCTGCTGTACCTGTCTTTGCAGACGGGGGGAACTATGAGTGAGGAGTCGCCAGTGACCCCCAGCtggctgacccctgaccccacctgggcgggcgggggggcgggTGTGATGGAGAACGTGACCGTGGCAACGGCGGCGCCGGCCCCGGGCCCCGCGGCGCCGGAGCTGCTGGTGAACCCGTGGGACATGGTGCTGTGTACGTCGGGAGCGCTGATCGCCTGCGAGAACGGCCTGGTGGTGCTGGTGATCTGGCAGAACGCCGCGCTGCGCGCTCCCATGTTCCTGCTGATCGGCAGCCTGGCGCTGGCCGACCTGCTCGCCGGCCTCGGCCTCATCCTGCACTTCTTCTTCGCCTACCTGCTGCGGTCCGACTCGGCGCAGCTGCTGACCGTGGGGCTGGTGGTGGCCTCCTTCTCCGCTTCCGTCTTCAGCCTGCTGGCCATCACCATCGACCGCTACCTGTCGCTGTACTACGCCCTCACCTACAACTCGGACCGCACGCTAACCTTCACCTACGCcatgctggtgctgctgtggaGCGTGTCGCTTTGCCTCGGCCTCCTGCCCGTCACCGGCGTCAACTGCCTGCGGGAGGAGTCCACCTGCAGCATCGTGTGGCCGCTCACCAAGAACAACGTGGCGGTGCTGTCCGTGTCCTTCCTGCTGCTCTTCGGCCTCATGCTGCAGCTCTACGTGCAGATCTGCAAGATCGTGCTGCACCATGCGCACCAGATCGCCCTGCAGCACCACTTCCTGGCAGCCTCGCCGCACTACGTCACCACGCGCAAGGGCGTGTCCACGCTCGCCATCATCCTGGGCACCTTTGCCGCCTGCTGGATGCCGTTCACCGTGTACTCGCTGGTGGGCGACTACACATACCCGCCGCTGTACACCTATGCCACGCTGGTGCCCGCCACCTACAACTCCATCATCAACCCGCTTATCTACGCCTTCCGCAACCAGGAGATCCAGCGCGCGCTGTGGCTGGTGTGCTGCGGGTGCGTTCCCACCAGCGTGGCCAACCGCGCGCGCACGCCCAGCGACGTCTGACCCGGGACCGCTCTCCGGGCCCCCCCAGCCGCCCTCCCCGCCGCCCGGAGAGCCCGGCAGACTCACCCCACCCTCAGCGAGAGGAGAAGTACCacccccccaatacacacacacacaccttcctctGTAAAGACTCAGGAAGGatgagcgcgcgtgtgtgcgtgtccccCCGTGTGTCTTCCCCCTCGCATCACACACCCCGCTCTGGAGGGACAGGAGGTTTCCTGCCTGTACATATTCTGTAGATATTTGCagtttttctgccttttttcgGATTCGCGGTGTGAATGAAAAACGGGGCCCGCGGAGCCCCGGGCTGCAGGGCGCGCGCAGCTCGTCTCGTGTCTCGCTGCTGCACTCGGAACGTG
The nucleotide sequence above comes from Megalops cyprinoides isolate fMegCyp1 chromosome 2, fMegCyp1.pri, whole genome shotgun sequence. Encoded proteins:
- the gpr12 gene encoding G-protein coupled receptor 12; translated protein: MQGRHGRVFRQGDTGLFLNLRALECLCASVPLPSRCLSLPLAPSAPPAAAVAVGIALPLCPPFRSQKTQQRTPARGPLRAPHSIAVKGDGNAARSRVRLTLPRRAKTGGTMSEESPVTPSWLTPDPTWAGGGAGVMENVTVATAAPAPGPAAPELLVNPWDMVLCTSGALIACENGLVVLVIWQNAALRAPMFLLIGSLALADLLAGLGLILHFFFAYLLRSDSAQLLTVGLVVASFSASVFSLLAITIDRYLSLYYALTYNSDRTLTFTYAMLVLLWSVSLCLGLLPVTGVNCLREESTCSIVWPLTKNNVAVLSVSFLLLFGLMLQLYVQICKIVLHHAHQIALQHHFLAASPHYVTTRKGVSTLAIILGTFAACWMPFTVYSLVGDYTYPPLYTYATLVPATYNSIINPLIYAFRNQEIQRALWLVCCGCVPTSVANRARTPSDV